In the genome of Megalops cyprinoides isolate fMegCyp1 chromosome 7, fMegCyp1.pri, whole genome shotgun sequence, one region contains:
- the r3hdml gene encoding R3H domain containing-like, producing the protein MLSGANGSKPEAEPKLVAVSTDGHPSGHDVSRSAMAVFTSAASLGSIMCAAQAQLFFIALWWMMPYTAASAMLTNTTGVLHLLKPGSETDPEFGGLPSVNIPRSRRKRYISSRDMSALLDYHNRVRSQVFPPAANMEYMVWDERLAKAAESWASQCIWDHGPAHTMRYMGQNLSVNSGRYRSVIDLVKSWHDEKHSFSYPNKCSGSVCTHYTQMVWATSNKMGCAINRCSNMNVYGSTWKQAVLLVCNYSIKGNWIGEAPYRMGRPCSACPPSYGGSCNRNLCSSGSRSNKVNWF; encoded by the exons ATGTTGTCAGGAGCCAATGGATCCAAGCCGGAGGCGGAGCCAAAACT AGTTGCGGTTTCAACGGATGGCCACCCCAGCGGGCATGACGTGTCTCGTTCTGCCATGGCTGTCTTCACTTCG GCTGCCTCACTAGGAAGCATTATGTGTGCTGCTCAAGCTCAGCTTTTCTTCATCGCCCTCTGGTGGATGATGCCATACACTGCAGCATCTGCCATGCTGACGAACACGACTGGCGTTCTACACCTGTTAAAACCAGGCTCTGAGACAGACCCTGAATTCGGCGGTTTGCCCAGCGTTAACATTCCTCGAAGTCGGCGAAAGCGTTACATTTCCTCGAGAGACATGAGTGCCTTGTTGGATTACCATAATCGTGTCCGGTCTCAGGTGTTTCCACCGGCTGCAAACATGGAGTATATG GTGTGGGATGAACGACTGGCCAAAGCAGCTGAGTCCTGGGCCTCACAGTGCATCTGGGACCATGGCCCCGCCCACACCATGAGGTACATGGGACAGAACCTGTCTGTCAACTCCGGCAG ATATAGGTCAGTAATTGACCTTGTGAAGTCTTGGCATGATGAGAAACACTCGTTCTCTTACCCCAACAAGTGCAGTGGATCGGTGTGTACCCATTACACACAG ATGGTGTGGGCCACCTCCAACAAAATGGGATGTGCTATCAACAGATGCTCAAATATGAATGTTTACGGGAGCACATGGAAGCAAGCTGTCCTGTTGGTATGCAACTACTCTATTAA GGGTAACTGGATCGGAGAAGCTCCATACAGAATGGGGCGACCCTGTTCTGCCTGCCCCCCTAGCTATGGGGGGTCATGCAACAGAAACCTCTGTTCTTCTGGTTCCAGATCCAACAAAGTTAACTGGTTTTAA